The Tachysurus vachellii isolate PV-2020 chromosome 10, HZAU_Pvac_v1, whole genome shotgun sequence genomic sequence CAATTCGAGTCCTGAGTCGACTCTCTGACTGTAGGAGTTTCGACACAGTTTCTATAGAGGCAATGCAGTTATTGAGTTTTTAAGTACgcgttttgtattttttaagagTTTATCGCCTCTGTTACGTTTTATTTGTAATCGCTGATTTGATGAAGTAGTGCATGGAATCGACTCCATTTGAAACAGAGTcgactcagtgtgtgtgagtgtattctGCTAGATGATTATAATAGAGGAGGATGGATGTGTAGGATTTTACGTGGAGTTTAATTTCGTATTTAAAAGCCATCCCTTGTCTACAGCTGTACGGTTCATATCTGTTCTTCTTTCAGAGGAGATAAAAGAATATTTCGGACAGTTTGGCCAAGTGAAAAAGTGCCTGCTGGTTTTTGTAagtattcttatttatttgatattaagTCATTAAAAGATCACGTCTGTGACTtttctgtggttttttttttaattaccagGACAAAGAGACAGGCTTTCACAGGGGCTTTTGCTGGGTGGGTTATTCGTCAGAGGAAGGACTGCAGAACGCACTTCAGAAAGACGGACACGTTCTGGAGGGAAACAGGGTACGTAGTCCCATCATGAAGCACAAACCATTCACGGTTCAGtgttaaacaaaaaatactaataatcgTTGTACATGCTGTTGCGTTTAAATTGGAGGTTGAAGTTATTTTAGGCCAATTCTACACCACCAATCAGCTACatgccaatgttttttttaatatgaaaataggTGATTTAAACATGACATCCTAATCCATATATAGTTGTAGTAAATCTCATGTCAATTTCAAACACTTGAAATAATTCGAGCAGAAATCTGTTCTTATCCAGCTTTGTTTGGGATGCTTACCTACCAACACAAGGTCCCAAGAAGAAACGTGTGCATTTTAACCCAAAATGTTTAATTTGGTTtcaaggagggaaaaaaaaaaaaaaaaaaaaaaattaatgcaagcatttttacacattattcTATAACCTCTAGAGGTAATGTGTTTATCAGGGAGTTTTCTGGACATTCACTCCTTTTTACAGAGCATTTGAGTCTGCACTGATCAGACTGACTTTATTATACAGTGTACTGACACAGAATGTagaaactgtttaaaataaagttctTTATTTGTGCCACATGGAATGCCCTTGTTTAATGCACTGGAATACAGGAAGTTActgctttcactttttttttgagtgtaTTGAtgtgttattgattttttttttctgcctacAAATGCAGCTACAAGTACAAAAGAACAGAAGGCCATTTATGgggaggaaaacaaacaaagaagctGATGAAAGCTGAACAGGAACTTCGaataatgtgaaaattgtgttttttgtccATCATTACAAATCTGTAATTTATGTCTATGAAATAAACAGTTGTCTGTGATAATGGGACTTATTGTAAATGTGCTGTTGACAGAACATGTTTGCAGTAATGCCAATAGAACCATATTTTGGTTCCCGTCTAGAACCCTTCAGTAAACAGATCTTGAAACATCTCCTGTTCCACTTAATGTCGAGCTTTTGTTGACTGGAAACCTTCCGTTGTTAAACCTACTTATAGGATAAAAAGAATACCagaacacatttttaatttgtgcAACTTTATACTTAAACAGGAAATATACCCCTGCTTCAAGCTCCACCCTGGGTTCTGTTACATCTACATGTCTAGAATTAATAACAAATCATGgttgtttactgtatattaacacGTTTAAAGCTCAACACAATGTTTTTGTCCAataggttcttttttttttttttttttaactacttaACAGAACCTTTAAACTCCAGCACATTAAAGAACGTGTAATTGTTAGGTTTTCTGTATAAAAGGTTTACCTCTGACACTCACCGGTGGAGCTTGATCAAGGTCGGTCTTTGGGGCATCAGGGATTGGAACCAGTgcccacgcctccatcactgtggCACTGTGCCTGGAAGTGCCAGGCTTCTCTGCAGCACCAACAAATTGGCCCAgggctcactcactcacgcacctGTCAGGGAGGATAAACAGATACAGGCAAAGGAATAGGAACAGCCTCGTGGGTATTTACACCTGTTTCCATGGCGCAGGGACGCACGGAGGCCCTCTTTTATCCCTGCCCTAGAACACTCGTTAGTGTAATTCAGCTCAGGTGTATGATCGTTACCACTCATTTCCCTTGGCTCCGCCCGTTCGCCCACAAACCAGGGATTGGCCACGCCCACAATTCATTACAAAAGCTAGATTTCTGTATTATTAacataggccacgttcacactgcaggtaaaagtggcccaaatccgatttttttggggtcaagtgaccaggtcagacttcttcaggagtagtgtgaacactcaaatctttaggagtagtgtgaacactcaactGTCAaatcacttccatatgtggtcctgaatcagacccaaatctgattttttccaatgtggccgcagtgtgaacagccaaggcggatttgatgcgacttttacgtcaatctacatcgacattcgtcacaattatgagactttatataacactcttaacacacacgttaccagtcacgtttgtgtcacgttttcgctggcgaaaactttttttttttttttttttgcgtgtcACGTTTTtgccggcgcaaaaaaaaaaaataaaagttttcgccggcgaaaacgtgacacaaacgtgactggtaacgtgtgtgtgttaagagtgttatataaagtggtgacgttaaccagctcataatgtttgcattgaatacatcacattatagcattacatgatatgtttgcttgcaccagatgatacaatacttcctccataacctcgccaacttttgaGCGCAACgtcgtgctgcgtgtgacgtcattgttattgttcgtttgcgcatgcgggtcagttcgaaacagcaaacagttcacactggtttCTGATATAAGCCACATTTttaaaggtaatgtgaacagccaaacaaaaaaatcagatctgagcaaaatatccgaattgagcattaagacttgcagtgtgaacgcggccatAAAGACttacatttacttattattaacataaagaCAGAGTTATGAAGTAACTACATTTTAACTGTTAACCCTACGGATGTTGCAGAACATTAACAATCGTAACAAGATAAACTCACAATGTTCTTTTctaaataaactataataataataattatattataggGGTGGAGGGGGGGCTAATACTTATTGCAGGTGTGAGTTAAAGTgccactttgtttttttattaggttatttatgatcatttttgttgttattttgttttgaggACGAACATTAATATGTTATTGTGTCATTTTTGGTCTGTTGTTGTaacagttatatttttattcttatataattgtattttttagtaAACTAACACAGCCTAGTGATTTTCTAATTCTCCTTTTAACGCCTCTTTTTAATCATAATCCTACAGATAAACgtgaaaacaaaccaaacacgCATTAGCTTAGTATGCTAGCGGAAATACACTACAACTCCCATGATTCAGTGCGCGCGGCGAAAGCGGAAGTAGACAATAGCACGCCGGTAAGTGAATGACGGACCAGATGAAGGTGAATTGTGGAGCTGAATAAGGATTTAAGGTGGCGATAAAAGCATCTTTTACAGAATCAGACTGAACTGCGGCAGAGTCTCTGGCTAAAGAGTTTGTGGTACGAGCGACTTTTGTTCTACTGcttgctgtgttgtgtttttgtctccTGATGTGAAGTCTGTGATTTATTACATGATTTATTACATcattctataacagcagcatcACGTGCTTTTTATTCCTCTCTTATTCCACTGACATGTCAAAGGCAACACACAGCATCTTTAAAAGATCTTTGTTATGTCGTGGGACGTCAACAAAAACAATGAGTTCCTGTAAACAAACGTTTCCTTCACCTGCATACAGATTGTAGTTTTATAAGAAACCATAACGTTTAAActcataacaaacaaacaaacaagcaaacattgACACTAGAGTCTCTGTCcttgtataaacataaacactaaacaaacaaacaaacaatgacattagAGACTCCGTCtttgtataaacataaacacttaacaaacaaacaaacaaaacaaacaaacattgacactagagactctgtccttgtataaacataaaaattaaacactaaacaaacaaacaaacaaacaaacagtgacactagagactctgtccttgtataaacataaacattaaacactaaacaaacaaacaaacaaacaaacagtgacactagagactctgtccttgtataaacataaacattaaacactaaacaaacaaacaaacaaacaaacaaacagtgacactagagactctgtccttgtataaacataaacattaaacactaaacaaacaaacaaacaaacaaacaaacaaacaaacattgacactagagactctgtccttgtataaacataaacattaaacactaaacaaacaaaacaaacaaacaaacaaacagtgacaCTAAAGACTCTGTCcttgtataaacataaacactaaacaaacaaacaaacattgacactagagactctgtccttgtataaacataaacattaaacactaaacaaacaaaacaaacaaacaaacaaacagtgacaCTAAAGACTCTGTCcttgtataaacataaacactaaacaaacaaacaaacattgacactagagactctgtccttgtataaacataaacattaaacactaaacaaacaaaacaaacaaacaaacaaacattgacACTAGAGACTCTGTCCgtgtataaacataaacattaaacactaaacaaacaaaacaaacagtgacactagagactctgtccttgtataaacataaacattaaacactaaacaaacaaaacaaacaaacaaacagtgacactagagactctgtccttgtataaacataaacactaaacaaacaaacaaacattgacactagagactctgtccttgtataaacataaacactaaacactaaacaaacaaaacaaacaaacagtgacactagagactctgtccttgtataaacataaacactaaacaaacaaacaaacattgacactggagactctgtccttgtataaacataaacattaaacactaaacaaacaaaacaaacaaacaaccagtGACTAGAGACTCTGTCcttgtataaacataaacactaaatacaaaacaaacaaacaaacattgacACTAGAGACTCTGTCCTTGTACAacataaacactaaacaaacaaaacaaacaaacaaacatcaatACTAGAGACTCCGTCcttgtataaacataaacactaaacaaacaaacaatcatttCACATTTTACCTTTATAAGATATTATAACGCTTGTTTTTGTTAacaaattgtaaatatttttgttatacGTACAAACGATATTATTAATACGAACACATTAATAAGAAGTTTATTAATGCTCGTAATTCTCACGCTATTTGACAAACAGTACTGAAatatccaaaataaataatttaatatgctgtttattatatttgcaGTAACCTAATGGATGTTGCACAACGTTAACTATCATAACAAGATAAACGCATGATgttcttttctaaataaattcaaaaagtTGGTGAACTGACACATtataagagaaagaaagcactCCAGGAAATAATTATATAGTAAAACTATCAATTTAAACAACAGTTTTAGATACCTGCTACAAGGAATACTATCAAGTCAGTGTCACTGATGTAATGCACccaattaattatattaaaggGGTGGAGGGGGGGCTAATACTTATTGCAGGTGGGAGTAAAAGTGGCAATTTCTTTTGTATTaggttatttattataatttcttttgattttctgtttctctttttaaaagctttttaatcaTAATCCTACAGATAAATGTAACATTTACTAAATTTTTCTTTTGCAAGTTTTTGCACTCAGGGTTTTCAAGtaaattttacacttgtaaaATTAAGTAAAATTTACTTTTGAGCCGTATTTAGCTTTCACGCCGACCTCGTGTGAAAGGAACAAGGAAGTAAATAAGTACACGTAACATGGCCTGCTAAATTATTTGGAGTAGAATTTACTTACAGAtctaatgtaattaattaatataattaagtaaaactctaaagggggcacggtggcttagtggttagcacgtttgcctcacaccttcagggttgggggttcgattcccgcctccaccttgtgtgtgtggagtttgcatgttctccccgtgcctcggtggtttcctccgggtactccggttttctccccctgtccaaagacatgcatcgtaggttgtttggcatctctggaaaattgtccgtagtgtgtgattgcgtgtgtgaatgagagtgtgtgtgtgccctgtgatgggttggcactccgtccagggtgtatcctgccttgatgcccgatgacgcctgagataggcacaggctccccgtgacccgaggtagttcggataagcggtagaagatgaatgaataaatgaaagtaaaactctattttctcttttaattaattttttcttgtcttattcagtgttaattatttgaagttaaataaaatgagttAATATTACAATAGGACAAAATAGTACTGTGACAGCAAATGTGCAATCAAGAGTTAtttattaagagcttcatttTAAGGAATAAACATGTTCTTACAGATCAAAAATACGAATAAGAATTTAAACAGCTCAAGCAGCAGTAAAGTGCAATGACATTTTTGATTGTTCAACACGTCTATGCAAAAAACCGGACCGAATCTTAATCTGAGCAACAAACTGATATTAACAGACTGCTGTTACAAATAAATCCTGTCTATAAATCCAAGCTTTCGcagtatttttacattttgttaggACTTTGCTTTCTTCTCGAACAACGGATGCGACTGGCTCGTCATCTCCGTGGATGAGAATTGTCATGACATCGTTACTGAAGTCTTCTTGATTGCCATCCTTACATGAAGGATGAGGGTAAATTAGATGAGGGGATAAGGACgatgaaaggaaagaagaacaTTTCAAAAAGTTCAGTTCATGACCGGATTTGGGAACCGCTGCCATAGAAGTGTTAGAATGACAGTGAGCCGAGTAAATAtctttaaatctgaatatttgaTTTTCTGACTCTTTAAATTGCTTATATAGCAGTAATTCTATAGCTTAAAGGTATAGTTCACCCAAACATGGgcgtttactgtttatttattcactctaAGTCCTCCAAGATGTAGGTGTTTCTTCAGTAGAACAGATTTTTAGCTGAGACTTAGGTGTAATTTCCTAAAGTCGAATCTGGGCAGGCAGCCGTCCGCTATAGGCAATTAGACCCAAGTGCTAACGATATCACAACATCTACAACAACAGCAGCTACAAACAATgactcacaaacacaatgtcAATGGCATAAACATATCTAAGGCATTTAATTAATGTCCACAAGGATCAGGTGCAATGACGGGAAACATGAGACAGGAAGCACCGCCTACAGAAACAACATACGATATGATCCGATAAAATGTAAACACCTGTCAGTTCGCCCTCTAGTGGTCTGGCTTTGCTCTATCCAAGCTCCTTACAATATAGAGTAAAGaaacttaaaggtagggtctctgttgtttgaaagccaatgttgacatataaaatcaccaaaacaaacacgcccctaacccaaatgggtcccacccctgtattgatagctccacccacacatacatacgtaacccaggcaactaatggaaagaaatgtgtctttatcatagctgaagggaagaacaatacgattgtagataaacaaacaagcaaaaatgacacacaagcataatcatgtaaaggacaaagacatatattagttctgtgtaacaaagcaaaaccaacgttactcacctatcgagaaggaaaaaagcgcctcggcgtcttaagtaaagttggtcacatattcacagattggagtttcccgagtcaataactcctgagctaaacgctgttactacacaaaacacggttgtagctgcgtctctacattactacgatagaaaagaggtgttatttgtgtagtaacagtgtttagctcaggagttattgactcgggaaactcgaatctgtgaatatgtgaccaacttcctgctccttcagttctctccagcgctggaaagctgatcctatattaacacgtcctacttcttaccttatcgtaagcctttctctttctttttgtttttatcctccatgtcaatgttaaaaccgctttctgctaatgtcacacatgcactgaacactctctccgcccatattgacaagacacgcccctttctgctcattggctacacgttagttttttgtttagtttgtcgtctcgactcagttttctgaagcatttcgcaaacaacggagaccccgcCTTTAATCAACAGTTgagaccaatcagattccagacGTCTGTGAAAATGATGACCTTGTATACAAAACCTTTgcaatttaaaaacattgtgtttAAACAAATTGCTGCAAATGATGTAGAGTTGTTTATGGAGTGGGAATGtattgtttagtttgtttgcttttctctGATGTTGCAGCACCTCACATGGCCGTGCGACTGCTGAAAGTGTCGTCTGTCACGACTGCGCTCATCGCCTCGTCCGGATTTTACCTGTTCTCCCAGAAACTTGACCTCAATGACCTCAGCATCGTCAGGTTCGGCCGAGCTGCTGCTACGGTAAAATATCCCAATGCTAACATGAGAACAAgatgtgcagggtgtgtgtgtgtgtctgtgtgtgtgtgtgtctgtgtgtgtgtgtgtgtgaggtgcgTTTTTGACTCAGAAATAAAGAATCAATAGGACATTTAGTTTTAACTGGTCCACTAGTACAGATCTTCTACTTacagtaatttattattattattattattattattattattattattattattattattattatatacatattaataataataaacaagaaaTCAAATGTGTATTATATCATTTTGGGGAttctttaatttataaatatttaaacatatgtttttaaaattcaattacaattGTCAAATATAAACGGAATTAGTTCCGATGTgttattaatatgtaataagatgtttattacacatacaATGTGCTATATACCGTAGGGTTTCAAATATTTAcgacatattaaaatatttatatatgtgaatatatatatatagcagggttagaaattt encodes the following:
- the slirp gene encoding SRA stem-loop-interacting RNA-binding protein, mitochondrial; translated protein: MAASSKKVFELFVSKVPWTVATKEIKEYFGQFGQVKKCLLVFDKETGFHRGFCWVGYSSEEGLQNALQKDGHVLEGNRLQVQKNRRPFMGRKTNKEADES